One window of Paenibacillus sp. FSL K6-3182 genomic DNA carries:
- a CDS encoding sensor domain-containing protein, which yields MKKLLLNNLQNVIFLFFTFISGLFYFCFYLVTLTFGLGMSFTVIGIPILTFVMRSARKFVRYERTQTKIYTDLTIELEDVELLVEGSLWVQAKRELLDQRNWNAIFWLMLKLVVGWISLFCAVILYIVPLAFIAAPLLVPFVNIQIMFMTIDTLEHSLIIMLAGIVLIFFGAWLGKGITQAIGGYTRYMVRAISGDSA from the coding sequence TTGAAAAAGCTATTGTTAAACAACCTGCAAAATGTAATCTTTTTGTTCTTTACTTTTATTTCAGGTCTATTTTATTTTTGCTTCTATTTAGTGACTCTAACATTTGGATTAGGTATGTCGTTCACGGTAATTGGGATACCGATATTAACGTTTGTTATGCGTTCAGCACGGAAGTTCGTCCGATATGAACGTACACAAACCAAAATTTATACTGATCTAACAATAGAGTTGGAAGATGTGGAACTACTAGTGGAAGGATCGTTATGGGTTCAAGCTAAGCGAGAGCTTCTAGATCAACGCAACTGGAATGCTATTTTTTGGTTAATGCTAAAGCTGGTCGTAGGCTGGATAAGTCTTTTTTGCGCTGTCATATTATATATTGTGCCGCTTGCCTTTATTGCAGCGCCTTTACTTGTTCCATTCGTGAATATTCAAATAATGTTTATGACGATTGATACGTTGGAACATTCTTTAATCATTATGTTAGCAGGTATTGTACTTATCTTTTTTGGCGCGTGGTTAGGAAAAGGTATCACGCAAGCAATTGGAGGATATACACGATACATGGTTAGGGCGATATCTGGCGATTCTGCGTAA